A section of the Campylobacter lanienae NCTC 13004 genome encodes:
- a CDS encoding response regulator yields MRVLIVENEIYLAQSIASKLSEFGYSCEIATHTFEALRDDKYDVVLLSTSFGANEFYKVIQNHKNSIIILLISYISSDTVLNPIKAGVSDYIQKPFMIEELIRKIKFFESFKRYETLNETYRIMLESAMLSYKPSNLDLKKIKLPLIISSSKIQISDGFVFAYAQDSGLNCKIVDAKTLFDIKDLLPKSFIYVRNIDELSLEAGEELLDCLRSVPTIIHSKNEHTGYNFMVLNHSRTTTMTDILSIDEYVKQMILLYQDILPDTEISKKLGISRKSIWERRKKHDIYRQK; encoded by the coding sequence ATGAGAGTTTTAATAGTAGAAAATGAAATTTACCTAGCTCAAAGTATCGCTAGCAAGTTATCTGAATTTGGCTATAGCTGTGAGATTGCTACTCATACATTTGAGGCTTTAAGGGATGATAAATATGATGTAGTTTTGCTCTCTACTAGCTTTGGGGCTAATGAATTTTACAAAGTTATACAAAATCATAAAAATTCAATTATAATTTTATTAATTAGCTACATTAGCTCTGATACCGTGCTAAATCCTATTAAAGCTGGGGTGAGTGATTATATCCAAAAGCCATTTATGATAGAAGAGCTTATTAGAAAGATTAAATTTTTTGAGTCTTTTAAGCGATATGAGACCTTAAATGAAACTTACCGCATTATGCTAGAATCAGCCATGCTAAGCTATAAGCCTTCAAATTTAGATCTCAAAAAGATTAAGCTACCATTGATTATTAGCTCTAGTAAAATTCAAATTAGCGATGGATTTGTCTTTGCTTATGCTCAAGATAGCGGATTGAATTGTAAAATAGTAGATGCTAAGACCTTATTTGATATCAAGGATTTATTGCCAAAGAGCTTTATATATGTTAGAAATATAGATGAGTTGAGTTTAGAAGCAGGGGAAGAACTATTAGATTGTTTGCGTAGTGTGCCTACTATTATCCATAGCAAAAATGAGCATACCGGATATAATTTTATGGTATTAAATCACTCTCGTACCACTACTATGACTGATATTTTATCTATTGATGAGTATGTTAAACAGATGATTTTATTGTATCAAGATATATTGCCAGATACTGAAATTTCCAAAAAGCTTGGAATATCACGCAAATCAATATGGGAAAGAAGAAAAAAGCATGATATCTATAGACAAAAATAA
- a CDS encoding phosphatidylglycerophosphatase A, which produces MQKLFVTFFYSGLLRPAPGTWGSLAGSIAGVAIYYYIGLETLFMASILLFLASISVIDSYEAKSGTHDDSSIVIDEVAGVWVAISIALSSWEQFGVDKFGWVSVILAFVFFRILDITKPSIIGRLDRNLKGGLGVMSDDMVAGGFAGLITAAVVAILVKFGLII; this is translated from the coding sequence ATGCAAAAGCTATTTGTAACATTTTTTTACTCTGGATTGCTAAGGCCAGCACCTGGGACTTGGGGTAGCTTGGCTGGGAGTATAGCAGGCGTGGCGATATATTATTATATCGGGCTTGAGACGCTATTTATGGCTAGTATATTGCTATTTTTGGCTAGTATTAGCGTGATTGACTCTTATGAGGCTAAAAGTGGCACACACGATGATAGCTCTATAGTCATTGATGAGGTTGCTGGTGTGTGGGTGGCAATATCTATAGCTTTATCTAGCTGGGAGCAGTTTGGGGTGGATAAATTTGGATGGGTTAGTGTGATTTTGGCTTTTGTCTTTTTTCGAATTTTAGATATTACTAAGCCTAGTATCATTGGTAGGCTAGATCGCAATCTCAAAGGCGGCCTTGGTGTAATGAGTGATGATATGGTAGCGGGGGGATTTGCTGGGCTTATCACCGCTGCAGTTGTGGCTATTTTGGTTAAATTTGGTTTAATTATTTAG
- the thiC gene encoding phosphomethylpyrimidine synthase ThiC, with protein MRKEWCQKRQNDATPTQMYYAKKGIITEEMEYVAKIEKLQATQIRDLVASGKLIIPSNINHHHLIPMAIGRAVTCKINANIGSSAIISNINEEIEKLNVCLKYGADTVMDLSTGGDLDAIRKAIIANSTVPIGTVPIYQIIHDIKDLDNLTPQIMLDCIEKQAKQGVSYFTIHAGFLLEFMPLVAKRKMGIVSRGGSLMASWMMKHHKENPFHTAFDDICDICAKYDVALSLGDSLRPGCLADASDAAQMAELKELGNLTRRAWAKNVQVMVEGPGHVPFNQIEFNMKEEQRLCDDAPFYILGPLPTDIGAGYDHITSAIGGTMAAYHGASMLCYVTPKEHLGLPNAKDVRDGIIAHKIAAHSADIALNRPGAIDRDHAMSDARYKFEWNKQFELALDPDKARELHDESLPQDVFKEAEFCSMCGPKFCAYKISQEIAKTSCESYPTNESKDI; from the coding sequence ATGAGAAAAGAGTGGTGTCAAAAACGCCAAAACGACGCTACCCCAACTCAAATGTATTACGCCAAAAAGGGCATAATCACTGAAGAGATGGAGTATGTAGCCAAGATAGAAAAGCTTCAAGCAACCCAAATTCGAGACCTAGTCGCAAGTGGAAAGCTCATAATCCCATCAAATATCAATCACCATCATCTAATTCCGATGGCAATAGGCAGAGCCGTAACTTGTAAAATCAACGCAAATATCGGATCAAGTGCGATAATCAGCAATATAAATGAAGAGATAGAAAAGCTAAATGTATGCTTAAAATATGGAGCCGATACCGTGATGGATCTAAGCACTGGTGGGGATTTAGATGCTATTAGAAAGGCTATAATAGCCAACTCAACCGTCCCGATTGGCACCGTGCCTATATACCAAATCATCCACGATATCAAAGATTTAGATAATCTCACACCACAAATTATGCTAGATTGTATCGAAAAACAGGCTAAACAAGGCGTTAGCTACTTCACTATCCACGCTGGATTTTTGCTTGAATTTATGCCATTAGTGGCTAAACGCAAAATGGGAATTGTCAGCCGTGGCGGTAGCTTGATGGCTAGTTGGATGATGAAACATCACAAAGAAAATCCATTCCACACAGCCTTTGATGATATATGCGATATCTGTGCTAAATATGATGTGGCTCTATCTTTGGGTGATAGCTTGCGTCCTGGCTGCTTGGCTGATGCGAGTGATGCTGCTCAAATGGCTGAGCTTAAAGAGCTTGGCAATCTAACTAGAAGAGCTTGGGCCAAAAATGTCCAAGTAATGGTAGAAGGCCCCGGCCATGTGCCATTTAATCAGATTGAATTTAATATGAAAGAGGAGCAAAGACTTTGCGATGATGCGCCATTTTATATCCTTGGGCCACTTCCTACTGATATAGGCGCTGGATATGATCATATCACAAGTGCTATTGGTGGGACTATGGCCGCATATCATGGCGCTAGTATGCTATGCTATGTAACGCCAAAAGAGCATTTAGGCCTACCAAACGCAAAAGATGTAAGAGATGGGATAATAGCTCACAAAATCGCTGCCCACTCTGCTGATATCGCCCTTAATAGACCAGGAGCTATAGATAGAGATCACGCTATGAGCGACGCTAGATATAAATTTGAGTGGAATAAACAATTTGAATTAGCTCTAGATCCTGATAAGGCTAGAGAACTTCATGATGAGAGCTTGCCTCAAGATGTCTTTAAAGAAGCTGAGTTTTGCTCTATGTGTGGGCCGAAATTTTGCGCTTATAAAATTAGCCAAGAGATAGCCAAAACTAGCTGTGAAAGCTACCCTACAAATGAGAGCAAAGATATATAA
- a CDS encoding bifunctional 2-C-methyl-D-erythritol 4-phosphate cytidylyltransferase/2-C-methyl-D-erythritol 2,4-cyclodiphosphate synthase, which translates to MIDISLIMLGAGSSTRFGLPVKKQWLRTGDIPLWLKATRNISSNYNFKEIIVVSNECEYMSKFATNIKFVQGGATRQESLKNALNHINSDYVMVSDIARVDISQALIKRLIDDANLADCIVPVLKVSDTVAYGSEYINRDELKRIQTPQLSKTAVLKKALNSDKIYTDDSSAIAATCGKVWYIAGDERARKLTYKDDLKLINLDPPSSDIFCGNGFDVHAFCDGDHLNLGGVKIEFDRAFKAHSDGDVAIHALCDAILGAASAPDIGQLFPDNDMKFKGIDSKILLERSVDFIRSIGFEIVNVDLTIICEKPKISPYKDEMAQTLASVMGINRFRVNIKATTSEKLGFTGRSEGVAVIANANLKYFDWTRI; encoded by the coding sequence TTGATTGATATATCTTTAATAATGCTAGGTGCGGGAAGCTCTACAAGGTTTGGATTGCCTGTTAAAAAGCAGTGGCTACGCACCGGTGATATCCCATTGTGGCTAAAAGCGACTAGAAATATAAGCTCAAATTATAATTTTAAAGAGATTATTGTAGTTAGTAATGAGTGCGAATATATGTCTAAATTCGCTACTAATATAAAATTCGTCCAAGGTGGCGCCACTAGACAAGAGAGCCTTAAAAACGCTCTTAATCATATAAATAGCGATTATGTTATGGTAAGTGATATAGCTAGAGTGGATATAAGCCAAGCTCTGATAAAGCGGTTGATAGATGATGCGAATTTGGCTGATTGTATTGTGCCAGTTCTAAAAGTCAGCGACACAGTTGCTTATGGTAGTGAGTATATAAATAGAGATGAATTAAAGCGAATTCAAACCCCACAACTCTCCAAAACTGCGGTATTAAAAAAGGCTTTAAATAGCGACAAAATTTACACAGATGATAGCTCGGCTATCGCTGCTACCTGTGGTAAGGTATGGTATATTGCTGGTGATGAGAGAGCTAGAAAACTAACATATAAAGATGATTTGAAGCTTATAAATCTTGATCCACCTTCATCTGATATATTTTGTGGTAATGGCTTTGATGTCCATGCCTTTTGCGATGGTGATCATCTGAATTTAGGCGGTGTGAAGATAGAATTTGATAGAGCTTTTAAGGCTCATAGCGATGGCGATGTAGCTATACACGCACTTTGTGATGCGATCTTAGGGGCGGCTAGCGCGCCTGATATTGGGCAGTTGTTTCCTGATAATGATATGAAATTTAAAGGCATTGACTCTAAAATTTTGCTTGAAAGGAGTGTGGATTTCATCCGTTCTATTGGATTTGAGATTGTAAATGTGGATTTGACTATCATTTGTGAAAAGCCTAAAATCTCTCCATATAAAGATGAGATGGCTCAAACCTTAGCAAGCGTGATGGGTATAAATAGATTTAGAGTAAATATCAAAGCCACAACAAGCGAGAAATTAGGCTTTACAGGGCGTAGCGAAGGGGTAGCTGTGATAGCAAATGCGAATTTAAAATATTTTGATTGGACTAGGATATGA